TATGTCCATCCAGGCTAAGACAGTGGGAGACTAACATCTGTGTGTCCTCCAAAGGGTGAAGTTCAAACCCAACTGAAAACAAGAGATTCTGGAGGGTTTGTTCACATTTTCCCATAGTTCCTCAAGCAGGGGAGGAGACTTAGAGGCACAGAATGCAAGAGGGTTTCCACTTAGTAAGGCAGAAATCACTTCGGTGCTTTTGTGGAAgctggagcctctcagagcacCCATCAAAAGAATGCTTTTTAGGCCCACAAGTGAGTTACTAAGATGTCCAGGATTCCATGTAGGGTCATCCCCAGGGGATGTATAGCCTGAGCAAATGTTTTTCCGTATTAATTTCCTTACTCTAAATGAACAGTTTAAGTCAGCATAACAGTATCACTGTGGTGGCCCAATCTTGGATGACCTGGATCCTGGTCAGTGGATGGACGAGCTTGCTAGgacatccttttttatttttgtttttctttttcaaaactattttatttatttatttttttgtatatgagtacactgtcactatcttcagacagaccagaagaaggcatcagatcccattacagatggttgtgaaccatcatgtagttgctgggaattgaactcagaacttctgaaagagtagtcagtgttcttaactgctaagacatctctccagcccaggcatcCTTGAATGAGCCACAGGACCAGTGCTGTAAGAGGTAAAGTAGTCATGTTTCCTGGGGCCTCTAGTCAATGTTCACCATCTGGGCTATGTGGGGTGAGGATCAGAGAATGCCCACGAGACCCTGTGTGGTGGTTTCACTATGCTTGGGccatggaaagtggcactattaggaggtatggccttgttagaggaagtgcatCGCTGTGGGGTTGGGCTTCCAGGGTCCTATGTGTAAGCTCTTGCCTCCTGCTGGCTGCCTGCAAAGTCAGTCAGCCTCTGCTGCTACCTTGGAATCAAGaggtctgcctggatgctgccatgcttcctcccatgatgataatggactgaacaggacaattaaatgttgtctttggtcatggcgtctcttcacagcaataaaaccctaactaagacaccccaGTTCCACTCAGGGCACCCACCCAGTGGTACGTACCATCAGTCCCAGTTCAGCACATGGGGGCGTGGGGGTCGGTGCTTAGAAGTTGCCCAGTGTCAGGGGAAACTTGGCAGTGTGTGGAGGTGGGATCCAGCTTTGTGAGGCACAGGCACAGTACTTGGACTTGGGCTGAACTGACTCTGGAGTCAAAGTTCAGCATAGCCAGGTCCCAGGGCTGATCAGGTCTGTGGGGCTATATATGGCAGGTAGTATGGGGCTGACAGAGGTGTCTTGGGGCATGCTGACACTGGgtagaagggaagaggagattCGTTATGCCCAGATGTGTCTGAAGGCATACGTTTGTGGTCTTTGGCATTTGGGAAAGGGCATGCGGTTTTGAACCAAGTCTAGGCTGTGGCAAGGTAGAGGACATATGCTAAGCACAAGTGCCTGCCTTGATTAGAGTAGACCAGAGGGAGGCAAGACGGATACTGCTCTGAACTCTTCCATTAGGGTCATACGAGCTCATAGAAAGAAGCATGAACACAGAGAGATCTTAAaccaaaaaacattttatagccataatcttacattggtagagaTCTTTACACTTTGACACAGAATTGaggttatattttgttacattggtacaaaattttgtatattgatacaggcTTAAGGTTTTCATTAGTATAAATtcttgtatattgatacaaaatttaagattaattttgttacaacataatatatatgtttcaactcttttttttaaaaaatttatttatttactatatgtaagttcactgtagctgtcttcagacaacccagaagagggcatcagatctcattatggatggttgtgagccaccatgtggttgctgggatttgaactcaggacctttggaagagcagttggtgctcttacccactgagccatcttctccagcCCATGTTTCAACTCTTGTACAGGTAGTATGCTTATGCAACTCATTTAATAATAGAAGGTCTAGTCCCAGTCTTTTAATAGCTGCAAATTGCaagctatttaaaataattaagtaatacAAGTTAATAGTCAGTTAATCAAACTCATTGGTCGTGTTAGATAATAGGATGGATTTATTATAGAAATATACATCCTGAATTAACGGATAATAGGTAGCTGAAGTCAGGCAACATTTGTTCAGGTATGCTATAAATAGGTGGTCTTTAAAAACTTCAGAGActcacagaatatggcatttaaacataattttattaatttaagatcTTTTTTGATACTGAGGCATGTACTCCTGGCAGTACCCCATTCAACTTGGGAAAGGATGATGAGCTTCAGAaacctccatatggagttgcTTCAGTTGTGGCAAGCTAGCCACCTGGCAAAGAAATGCCTTAATGTTATACGCAGATTGAAGTGCTATCCAGAAAGGACAAACAGACATAGGGAAGTAGATTGTCAAGCTCTGCCAACACAGGGTATGCAAGCCATTCATAGTTCCTGCTTCACATAAAgcctgtcagatattctgggtcagaaggctgaagatagatgctataacattataaataatattgGAGACTTTCCAGACAGTCAAACGTCTCTGTCATTTCAATAatttttggaagctatgtttCTGTGCTTCCTGCATATGCAGGTAATATTTATGCCTTCTCCGGTCTctaatggggttgaagactagatataGTCTTACaattaaacttaagttgtttagcatttGGGAAAATGTTTTAGGTCTAAGAAAATACTTTAAGTTAATAATGCAAATTATAATAGTTGACTTAAATGcagaactctgaactcaccaagataggatagataATGAGATACTTTCTCCTGAGTTGCCAAATACAAACTAacttgactttttaaatgtaactcttacctaataatttttgtgtttgtttcataATTATTCCTGCTgcatgttgtttattattatacgaGAATGAgtctttttatttagacaaaaaaggggaattgttgaggtttggtctgttgctatgtattctAATACTAAATACAACCCCCAAGGTCTGGTTGCCCTCAGGGATGAGGAACTCCTCATGTGCACCAAGTGATACTATGTAACCTTGCTCTTTAATGTAAAACTATTGGTCACTGCAGAATTCAGGGTAGAAACTGAACCTCGGGCTGGGCCGTCTCATCTCCAGTATGACAGTAAAAGAGCCAAGTCATAATAAAGCACAGAGAAGGAGCCACGTTTAACATCTCATTAAAGAGACAAAGGACCCACTGACTCCCCAAGTCCATCTTTGAAATGGAGGGTTGCTGATTTAGGTGTAATCCTGTCAACCACTGGCCCATCATTGTCTTCCCCTGGTCTCTCATGCAAGGTGGTCCTATAGGTTGTTGGAACTATGTCATATTTTTATTGGGAGGCAAGTTCTGTTTCTGGCTGCACCCAGGTCTTAGCTTTTTCCTTCCCCCTGGATGgatttctgaaaaatatttttttactagcttgctttttgagacaggacatcATTGGCTGGTTGAAATCATAGACCaaactagtcttgaactcacagatctgttttgcctctgccttccaagtgctgccacagaaaggcatgtgcctccactagCTAGAACCTTTAATTTTTTGAGGTTCATTATTTCAAGTTTGGTAGCCGAAGGAAGGAGCACAAAATGGTGTTTATCTCCTCTTTTTCCATGGAGGTGACTTAATACTTTCTGTGGTGTTTGTAGATGACACATGCAGGAGTTCAGAGATGAGGAGATAAAAGTGCTCAAGTGATGCTCAGAGCCATCCTGGCCTCTTGCCTCCCTGGAGCACTTGGTGTAAagccaggaaggaaggagcagcCTGGGCTTGCTGTGGCCAGCTGCTGACAGCTGTGCATTCTGCTTCCCTTTGCTTCCCCATTTGTGAAATGTAGCCTCATCTGAGCCCAGGTGGTCTCAGCTGTCTCTTGAGCCGGATTAAAATGTCCACCTGTAGAAACTAAACATGAGTCCTCAATTTTTATGagaacttttttttccctctctttaaaTTTCAAAGGGGTTTCCTTTGAGTATTTCCTGAGACATGGCATCTATAGCCTCTTGTCCATCTGCTTCCAGGCAGGTAAGGTGGTGTATGCTCTGCCACTCCTACtattggagaaaaaaattatttaattttatgtgcattggtctggatctcttggaactagagttgtaATTGtaagctgccgtgtgggtgctgggaattgaacctgggtcctttggaagagcagacagtgctcttaacttctgagccacctctccagtcccacttGCAGCCTTGATACAATCCCCAGCAAAGTTTTATGGAGAAAGCAGAGCCCAAAGGAGTTGCCTAAGTGCAGAATTGAGAGAATTGAGGTACTTGGAGTCTTACTCCTAAACTGAGGGTATCAGGCTCAGCTATGTTTAAACATGTTTCAGTAAAAACTATGGACTAAGGGAGTTCTCTGTCAGCTACCCCTTGACTTCTCTGAGCTCCCACCCTCCCCTCTGTCAGTCAGAAGCCCTGGGCTTCATCCAGCCTGGCTCACATCAAAGCTGTGCTGTTACCTTCCAGTAAGTTGTTAAAAGTGGGAGGCAGTAGGGAGGAGCCCAAAACACCATTTTACTTCATTCAAAACTTTCTCCTTGAGGGATGGAAAGGAGCTATCTGaagaattttctgaggaatgccTTGGAAGGCATTCTGGCCTCAAAGGTGCACAACAGCCTGATCCTCTGGAAATAGTTTGGGTTGAGGCACTTATTTCTCAGGCCCACAGGCACAACAGATGTTTTATTTGGAGGGGCGGGGATACCCCTCTCAAGATTAGAAGCAGCATACTCGAGTCCCCTGCATAATTCTAGGTCAACAGGGCTGCTGCATTCTGAGTCTGCTTCACCCATGGCAGTGGGCACCAAGGGTGAAGACACCTTCCCACTTGGTGATAGGAGAGGGGCCAGTAAATGAAGGCCTGACATTGCCATACTGTGAACAAATGGCAGGGCGTGTAGCTGCCTCAGCAGGTGGGATTCCCAGAACATGTAGGAGGCAGGCCAGAGATGTGTGTATACACCCCACAGGTCGGTTGCCATCAGCCACGACTGGGCTCAGTACCCAAGGGGAAGGCTGGCAAGAAGATAACTCTGAAATGAGCAAGACCTCTCCAGCTATGTGCAGAGCATTAAGGCTAGCCAAGTACTGTTGGTGGGACTCCAGTCTGTAAATGAACAAGAACAAGACTACTCCTGCGAAGTGAAAACTGCTCCATATGAACAAAAGCTTGACAGATTACCAGAGGAAGTATTACCTATTGTTATATTTTAGCTATAGGAAATATTAAAGTACCTTATAGGCTGACACAAAGACAGAAGCTAATCTACACGAAGAACCAAAGGGCACCAGAGGTAAAAGgcggctggagcgatggctcagaagttaaaagcatgcattgcttttgcaaaggacatgtttgattcccagcactcagacctTCAGTAGCTCTATCTCCAGGGTATCCGATGCTTCTGGCCCCCAGAGGttatcacacacatgtgcacatagctagacacataattaaaaacaaaactaagaaacatgtaaaaatatGACCGCTGggtcccttccccttccctgttcAGGGCTGGGCCTGCACCTAGGCCTCCTGCACAGGGAGCTCTGTCCCACTCACATAGTTTTGTCTTGCTCttatctgagacagggtttctctgtgtagccctggctgtctgggaactcactctatagaccaggctggccttgaactcagggatctgcctatctctgcctcctgagcgaaaggtgtgtgccaacataTCCGGCTTTCATCTTTCGTATTTTTAATAAGCAGTTAGTTACAAGTCTGGTAAAGGCATTCCACCtatgaaagggttttttttttgtttgtttttttttttttttagaagaaaacaagaatgtttcTCCTAATACACGTCTTGTTCAAAAGGCATTTAGTAACTTCTATGCATAATTGATTTGCTTTATGACATTACTTTCATGTATATTTGCATACACATTTCACCTCAGAGTAAAAACTATGAACACATAAAATGAAAGGCCCAGTGAGAGGCTCAACAGAACAGGCAAGGTTAGTGTACCAAGTCACtggaagacaccaagaaaccCTAAGGTTCAAACACAGCAGCTGGCTATGTGGAACATGGCTGGAAAGACAGCAGAGGTGCCTGGGGGTTATTAACAACGTCTAGGAAAGTTAGCTGCTGAAGAAATGTGAGAATGGGGAGAGCAGAGCAGAtagcacagatggttgtgacccttcatgtggttgttgggaattgaattttaggacctctgcttgctccggtcaaccctgctggCTCTGGTCAATTCctctcgctcagtccctgctcactccggcccaaagatttattattataaataagtacactgtagctgacttcagacgcaccagaagagggtgtcagattttattatgggtggttgtgagccagcatgtggttgctgggatttgaactcaggacctttggaaaagcagtcagtgctcttacccactgagccatctcaccagccctaatgtgatttaaaagatgtatttatgtatatgagtacactgtagctgtactgatggttgtgagccagcatgtggttgctggggtttgaactcagggccttcggaagaacagtcagtgctcttaactgctgagctatctctcctgtcCTTGAAATGTGATTTTACTTGTACTTTGAGATTCAATTTGAGCTGTAAGATACTTTTAAACATAAGCCTAGTTTTACATTTGTGCTTCCTATAGCTCAATGAATCTAAGATTACTTTCATGTGTCACCAAAATAAACATTACCTTTTATGACACAGTATCTAGAGCTGCCCAATTTAGCTAGAGTGGCTGAGCTCCAGGAAGCCTCCCCAGTAAGggctctcttttttaaaaatgccagtACTCTGATCTTAGGTCCTTATGTTTGCACAAAAACCTTCCCAACTGAGTCACCTCCCCAGTCCCTGCAAGACAGCTCATCTGTGGTGATGTTTACTGGCCTAGATGGTAGACCGGAGAGGAAGGACCCATTACCTCTCCCTTTGCAGGCAGTGCCTGCAGGCCTGGTCATGACCTTTTAAAAGATAAGCACTTCATTACATCGGCTGTAGCATTTGCTTGGTATTAGAAAGGGCTGTGAAATTTTAACTGGGAAGGGGCTCCATTTACAAAGCGAGCTCACCTTCCCTGCAAGGCTCAGGGGAAGTTGTgggagagggggcagaaagaacacagcagcaggaaggcaggagtgctGTGAAGGCGGCCTACTAGGCACATCGCCGTTCCAACAGGAGGCAGTAACTGGGCGCAGGAGTACATGAAGATGTAAGGAGAGGTGTTAGAAGTGTTGGTCTGGGGCCGAGTGGGGAAAAGAGTTGGGGTTAATAGAATCAGGGAACACTGTacagccagtggtggtggcacacaccttcaatatcagcacttgggaggcagaggcaggtagatctcttgagtttgagggcagcctggtctacagagtgaattccagaacagccagggctacacagagaaactctgtctcgagaaagcaaacaaaacaaaaccaaaaaacaaacaagtgatgtgcaccaccatgccccatCCCAACATGGTTCCTGGTTTAAAAACTATATCAAGTAGCACAAAGGATTAAGGTTTGCAGCTATTTTATTTACAAGTATACATTTAACACAATGAAATAAACACTGATATATTGAAGCCTAGTTAATAGTAGTGTAACATGTGTATCATTTTGATGattacattattttaaacaacaaaCTACACTGAAAAATTAATGCCGATAAAATTCTTGGTCATAATATTAagaaatacaatatataaattgaaaatatgattgtttaaaatttgaaaatggaaGTGAACTCATTTGGACAGAGTCAGACGTTAACATAATCTGAAAGGGGAGGACCTCTGACCCAAACGACATCTTTCAGgttaacagaagaaaacagaagcataGTTTTATCTTCAAGGATGACGGGCAGTTGGCTTCCTCGGGTGAAGATATTCCCAGTGTCCGCAGGTTCTGCAGAATCGTCACATTACCGAGCACGAAGACTTTCCTTGTGAAGCTGCTCCATCAATCTTTTCTGCTTCCaaaattatccttttaaaaacatcaacAGCAGTCTGAAGAGAAGTTAAGAACAGTGACAGGATTAATTCTCAGAAGACTCTGGTAGCTAGCTGTTCGTGACCAAAAAGACTGAGGAGGGCAGGCACCTATCTGTTCTTCAGGGCCATGTTGGGGCTGGCAGGCTAGAACCCCCGTGCCCCATGGCCTTTGTCACAGCACCTAGCTTCCACTCTGCTCTGCTTCTATACTCTTCCATGATACCCTCTGGATATTTGGGGCCCGTCTCTACTCTTCCCTTGTATCCTCTGCAGCTCCTAAAAGGTCCCCTTTCTCCTAGGACCTCTGGTACCCAAGGTATCCAACAAGGGAGGTGCTCTTCTTGCCCTTCCTGCTCCTACAGAGCCACCCTTCTTTCTCTCAGCACCCCCAAACTTCCAGTTTGACTATGGTCTCTGTTTCTCTGGCAAGCTCTCCATCACCCATAGCTAGTCCTCCTGTGCACCATGCCACCAATTACAAACCCATCAGGCCAAGTTCATAGTAaactccactcctcccagtcttGGTCTCCTCTTCTCTAGTGACTATCACCCCAGTCTTAGTTCTGTAGTCAAACTCCTTTGGCAACTTTAGAAAGATCTTCTTTTTCTGAAGGGCGACGAGAACTGTTAGTCTCTGTCCTTTAAATACAAGAACTATGATCATGGAAATTAAAAGCTATTGGTTGTGGAGGAAGAACCTGGCTCCGGCCACCTCCTTTATCAGGAGTCAACTCGCTCTAGTATCTATTTCACAGGTCCCACCACAGTTATTTATCTGGCAGAGCTGGTGTCTGACTCCTCTGACAGTCCTCATGCCCTAAGCACTGCTCTCTCTCTAGGCCAGCTTTTGGTCTCACAGTACCGAACCCACTCACTCAGCAAGCATCCGTCAGCATGTCAACACTGCTTAGCCCGGGGAGCTGTGGGGAGCTGTGGGGAGCTGTGGGGAGCTGTGGGGAGCTGTGGGGAGCTGTGGGGAGCTGTGGGGAGCTGTGGGGAGCTGTGGGGAGCTGCGGGGAGCTGTGGGGAGCTGCTCACTTTGGACCTGCAGCAGAAGTTTACCAGGGATGCTGAATTTGAACCAGGCTACCTAGCTCCAGTCCTCCAGCTTACCTCCCCAGAGAGGCGCTGAGCTTTAGCCCTCCCACCTCATTGAATCTGGCTCATGGTTAGTCACTTTTTCCTGTAATTCACTGGAAAACAGAATCTGCCTTCATAGGAGAACACCATGCTCAGCACCACACCCACTCACACCCTCTGCTTCCGTCCCGCTCTGCTTCCGTCCCGCTCAGGAATGAAGTCTATCATCTAACAAGCCAGCAAGGCCATCGCTTAGCTTCCCTGTTTATCAGAATGTAAACTGAGGAAAAGGCCAGGCTGTGGATGGGTCTTGAAACTGGTTCTACTGCCTAGAGAGATCCTCAAGTTCTAAAATGAGATAGTTCAACAGATACTTTTGAGAACAGGGGAGACAAGCAGTACTACCTAATTCAACTAAAAGTCCAGGCGCCCTTCGTGCTAGTGCCTTTCTTGCTATCTGGACTTTACTGCCTGTCCCTAGCTGAGCTGCCTCAGACAGAGGGCCCCGACATCTGAGCTAGAAATGGACAGATCAACAGGAGGGATAAAGGCCGGGTGAGCCCACCTCAGATATCACTGAGTGCTTGAGAGGGAAGACAGGACCATTCAATCCAGCTGGGGCATCAAGGAGGGGGCCCACGAGAAGTGGAACCTGAGTGTAGACTTTGAGGCTAAGGAATTTCCTCATGGGAAAGGTAGAGCAGCACAGAAAGGGTTCGGGCAGACTCTTGGCTCCTTGGCCTTGACAAGTGCAGCTAGCTGTCCCGTGAGCCTGGACGTTCCACAGAGTGGTAAAGCCATCCTAGTGGTGGATTAAACAGGCCCTGTGATAAAACTTAAATACTATGAACTACCAGAGGATGCAAGGAGACAATGGGGGCAGGACATTTTAAGCTTAAACAACGTCCTTCTGTGTTTAAAGAAGCAGTAGAGGTCTGTGTGGCAGTGACTAGAAAGCAGACAGAGCACAGGCTGCCACATGCTCTACAGGAGGCTAAAGTGTGTGGTCTGCAGCCTAAGTAAGGTCAGGCAGAAAGGGGAAGTCAGGGGTGGAAGAATCAGATCAGTGTGGAAACCAAAGGTCTGGgcaaaagaacaaatttaaactGAAGTTATGAATAAACAGCAGCAACAGTTCAGTGGAGCTCTCTAGTACGGAGGTGACACAGCCCTTAAAGGGACAGGCACAGGACGGAAACTGGGAACAAAGTAACACGTAATAATTTCTGCATTAAAATAACCACGCAATCCCAGGAGGAAATAGAGCTCGGTGGGCTGACAAGTTGTCAGGTGACTCTGCTTGCCAAAGGTTCAGACTCTTGCAAAGCCAGCTCCCTGTCTTCCATTCCCTTTGGGGTGGGGTACTTCATAGGGAATGTTTCTAAACTGAATTTAAAAGGCCAACAGATCCTGcattccaaaggaaaaaatactccctcccctttgtgCCAAAAACTGTGGACATGATGCTGGCTCAGCATCTTCAGGCCTAAGCtattaaacttattttttcttactGATAAATTCATCCTAGGATGGCCTAGGTCCCAAGGTTTTGCAGGATGGTCTCCTAACAGCCCTCTGCCTGCTGTGTAAAGATGCTATACCCCATTTACTCTTCATTGCCTTTGCCAAGCCCACATGAAGGGCCACGCCTGGGTCAGGTGCATGCTGCCACCCACCTGCCCCTCCCACTCACCCAGCTCTGTGGCTATGTCTGTGCGAAGGAGCCAACAGCTAGGCCAGTGTATTACTTTCAATAAAAGGgattatttataaaaaacaaaaccacgcATTTGACTGATTTTGTACTAAAAAGGGACATAGTTATACAGTTAAGGTTCCTTGTCTGCGTCTGATTTCTGTTCCTGTCTATGGACACAGCCACAGGAGCAAATATGCTCTCCACTACTATGCCCTTCTCTACAGGCCTTCTAGGCCTACCAGAGCAGAGTATTTACAAAACTTAGAAATTATTAGCACCTTTCTAAAACACTCCAAAGTTTATGTTAGATATGGCAGAAggttaaataaaagttaaataagcAGGATTAAAAATGATAGGTAAGATGCCAACTGAAGAAATTATATGCTTGTATCTAAGGAGAAtgatataaagttaattttagaaACTACATACCTGATTTTCTTTAGCAGAAGATTCCAAAAAAGCTGCATTCCAGGATTCTGCCAAAGCCTTTCCTTCTTCGTAACTGATCACCctgaagggagaaggaagttCTGTCCTTTAAAAGGTTATGGCTAATTTAGCAAACAACTTTCCTGTAAGCAGAACCATGAGCTCTACTTTATTAGGAAGCAATGCAGGAACACTAAATTCTGCATGGCTGAGACCAAACGGACAAGTCTTGCAGGTTCAGAAATGTGACTGCTTTCCACTACTGCAGCATCAACCTCCACCTGCTGGTCACAGCAACCCAGGGCCAGGGAAAATCCCAGCAGGGCCATAGTGCACCTGAGCATCaaccagcccaggctattatcaGCTCTGTTGACATAGTGTTTCCGCCCCTATCACAGCTAGTATGCAACAGGACTATGTGAAAACTGAATACAACCTGTCACGCTAACTAACCCAGGAGAATTTCTCAGTTTGCTCCTTGTTCTAAGTAAGTGTGGCATTTACACTATTTACTGCTTCTGCTGTACATAATGGCACCACGAGGACAGAATTTATGGCACTCTGGtgactaaatcttttttttttttttaattttttatttattatatgtaagtacacactgttgctgtcttcagacacaccagaagagggcgtcagatctcattagggatggttgtaagccaccatgtggttgctgggatttgaacccaggacctttggaagagcagtcagtgctcttacccactgagccatctcaccagccccctggtGACTAAATCTTAAGAGCAACATACCTTTCCATATGCAGGTCTTTCTTATTTCCAACCAACATAATAGGTATCCTATGAGGAGAGAATGCGAGAAAGGTAGGTGAGAGCCAGCCTTCCCGCCTGAGGAGATGCTGACACACCCTAGACAAGAGAGACAGCTACTTACTGCACTTTCCCCACCATGTCCAACAACTTGCCATGGATAACTTTAATTACTTCAAAACTGCAAGACAAAAAGCATGGAATATCATTTTAATggagaaatttaaaaacttacatttacagtagagaaaaaaatatgacacAGATTCATCATTTTTAACTTGGACAAAGAATTATTAGCTCTCTTTACATATGACACTCAGAATCTGTATTGTGACTACTCTAAGTCTTACCTAAAGTCTAGCACTGGGCTGACAAACCACAACACCTACTGTACCCCCAAACTGCATCTATCAAAGAGCAGAATCTTTAATGCAAATCAGAAGTACGTTTTCTGAGGTGGTATGCCCTAGTGACCATCCTGTCCCCCCCATCCTCCTTTTTTGGGCAGTCTCAaggtacagccctggctggcttggccAGTTCTGTCTGCCCCTAtcttcacagtgctgggattagagagaCTTGACACCACACCTagctccctctccttttctaagTACCATCATTCATTGGGTGATGCTAACCCCTTGATTTTTACTATCATCCATGTGCAGACGATCACTGAACATGTCACAAAGATTAACCTAAAAACCTGCCACAATGAGATCCTTTATACCTCTGACCACTGGCTAATGGACACAAACCATTGCCATCCTCAGTCAGCCTGGTGTGAGCATCAACCAGCATTACTTGTGAAGTTGCCCAGAACCCTGTAGCCTTCCACTCCTTTCTGCAGTCGCCTTTAAgcccagctcttgagaggcagaggcaggtgagtttgaagccagcctggtctatatatgaatttcaggacagccagggttacatggtGAGACCATTTATCAGCTGGGCACagtagcatgcctttaatcccagcactcatgaggcagagggtggatctctgtgagtctgaggctacaCGGGTCTATATAgtgtcagagctacatagtgagactgtttaaaaaacaaagtccCAAATAGTAGAAAGTGAGAAAGATGGTTTAATGATTTagtgaaagaaaaagtaaacaagcctggcagtggtggcgcatgcctttaatcccagcacttgggaggcagaggcaggcggatttctgaNNNNNNNNNNNNNNN
This genomic interval from Mastomys coucha isolate ucsf_1 unplaced genomic scaffold, UCSF_Mcou_1 pScaffold19, whole genome shotgun sequence contains the following:
- the Rheb gene encoding GTP-binding protein Rheb; amino-acid sequence: MPQSKSRKIAILGYRSVGKSSLTIQFVEGQFVDSYDPTIENTFTKLITVNGQEYHLQLVDTAGQDEYSIFPQTYSIDINGYILVYSVTSIKSFEVIKVIHGKLLDMVGKVQIPIMLVGNKKDLHMERVISYEEGKALAESWNAAFLESSAKENQTAVDVFKRIILEAEKIDGAASQGKSSCSVM